From one Triticum aestivum cultivar Chinese Spring chromosome 4B, IWGSC CS RefSeq v2.1, whole genome shotgun sequence genomic stretch:
- the LOC123089640 gene encoding uncharacterized protein, with the protein MEGTEKGPCRGCPGPADLISPLPEDLLLQVLERLGCAGEAARTSLLSRRWRGLWTRLPSLTVALHDVLFSSLEAALARAARPGVWRYHLDIRVPWQADTLPAASISLRLHAAAALSPVDMLFVLSPDVHVPRRDLPDNLLQLMLHLGIPWSTQVSPPPPVDLPRFCRAATIDLRARHLRFRQPSSGFPLLKTLSLTGCDVDLATLIPLCPRIRVLTVDNNGLAAIESITIHSASLEELSVESRDTWTSCVDVKAPVLEQLTVSFHARGDLRVFVLAPMVEKFSWRCSYPKPMYRLGLWGLLEVGLNTIDSGKGGCLELPNGYVLSLHMAAQGSYKFLNAEHTFAGEIDKHMVTKFSGLDLHLRTTGHAIGAVVLRLIGMHRIRTVVRNLRIILLKSEEKEACPVNCFCDEPKDWRTQTISFVDLETVDIEGVDGEDREFDFLEVIFTCAPMLRRVTVKLADGVNPCADWCTKVNNIFKAHPFVKCNIDLGQYVADKVLH; encoded by the exons ATGGAGGGGACGGAGAAGGGACCGTGCCGCGGCTGCCCAGGTCCAGCCGACCTCATCAGCCCCCTCCCGGAGGATCTGCTCCTCCAGGTCCTCGAGCGCCTCGGCTGCGCCGGCGAAGCCGCGCGCACCAGCCTCCTCTCCCGCCGGTGGCGCGGCCTCTGGACCCGCCTCCCCAGCCTCACCGTCGCCCTCCATGACGTCCTGTTCAGCTCGCTCGAGGCCGCGCTTGCCCGCGCAGCCCGTCCCGGGGTGTGGCGCTACCACCTCGACATCCGCGTCCCCTGGCAAGCCGACACGCTCCCCGCCGCCAGCATCTCCTTGCGGCTTCACGCCGCCGCGGCCCTCTCGCCCGTGGACATGCTCTTCGTCCTCTCGCCGGACGTCCACGTCCCACGTAGGGACCTGCCCGATAACCTGCTGCAACTGATGCTGCACTTAGGGATCCCATGGAGCACGCAGGTCTCTCCCCCTCCTCCGGTGGACCTGCCCCGCTTCTGCCGCGCCGCCACCATCGATCTACGCGCACGGCATCTCCGATTCCGCCAGCCCTCCTCCGGCTTCCCCTTGCTGAAGACACTCTCCCTCACCGGCTGCGACGTCGACCTCGCCACCTTGATCCCTCTCTGCCCGCGCATCCGCGTGCTCACGGTGGACAACAACGGCTTGGCGGCCATTGAGAGCATCACCATCCACTCGGCATCGCTGGAGGAACTCTCCGTGGAGAGCAGAGACACATGGACAAGCTGTGTCGACGTCAAGGCGCCGGTGCTTGAGCAGTTGACAGTGTCTTTCCATGCCCGCGGCGATCTCAGGGTCTTCGTCTTGGCACCGATGGTGGAGAAGTTCTCGTGGAGGTGCTCCTACCCTAAGCCCATGTACAGGCTTGGCCTCTGGGGCCTCTTGGAGGTCGGCTTAAACACTATAGACTCCGGGAAAGGCGGATGCTTGGAGCTCCCCAACGGCTATGTCCTGTCCCTGCACATGGCTGCCCAA GGTTCATATAAATTTCTAAATGCAGAGCACACCTTTGCGGGAGAGATTGATAAACATATGGTTACCAAATTCTCTGGTTTGGACCTACATCTCAGAACCACAGGGCATGCCATTGGAGCAGTTGTGTTGCGTCTCATAGGGATGCATCGGATTCGTACAGTTGTACGGAACCTTAGGATCATCCTACTAAAGTCAGAG GAAAAAGAAGCATGCCCAGTAAATTGCTTCTGTGATGAGCCCAAGGATTGGAGAACACAAACTATCTCCTTCGTTGATCTTGAAACCGTGGATATTGAAGGTGTTGACGGGGAGGATCGTGAGTTTGATTTTTTGGAAGTGATATTTACATGTGCTCCAATGCTTAGAAGAGTGACTGTAAAGCTGGCAGATGGTGTCAACCCATGTGCCGATTGGTGCACAAAAGTAAACAACATCTTCAAGGCGCATCCTTTTGTGAAGTGCAACATCGATCTG GGTCAATATGTAGCAGACAAAGTTCTGCATTGA